The Legionella lansingensis DNA window GACAGTAGCCATTTAAGCAAAGAAAAACTAAAAAAAGCAGGGGTAGATTTTTGTTTACAAAAACCCATCGATGAAAAACAATTGCTTAATTGTTTGCTGCGCATAGTAAAGGGGACTAAATCGGCTGCCATAGACTGGCAATTATGCGTACAAAAGGTCTCAGGGAATCAGGCTTTGGCTGAAGAATTCCTTAGCCATTTTGTTGAAGAATTACGTAAAAACCGAGATGAATTTATCCAGTTATTGCATGATAAGAACATCAAAGGTTTGGAGAGTGCTGCTCATAAATTGCATGGAGCCTGTTGTTTCTGCGGTGTTCCTCATTTGCAAACACAGGTCATTCGCTTAGAAAAACAGGCAAAAACGGCGAAACAAATTGATGATCTTAAAAATGCCTTTGCAGAATTAATTCAAAGTATTGACGAAGTCATCGATGAATTTGACAATCTATATCAAACTAACCCTTCTAACTGAATGGGGTATATCTTTATCACGGAGAAATCATGTCAATCAAAAATGCAATTTACGCCCAGTCTGGTGGCGTTACCGCAGTTATTAATGCTTCAGCTTGTGGAGTCATTCAAACGGCACGGCGATACCCGGAAAAAATAGGCAAAGTATATGCCGCACAAAATGGCATCATTGGAGCCTTAAATGAACAACTGATCGATACCTCCTTAGAAAGTGATGAAGACATCGCCAAATTAATGCATACCCCTTCTGGTGCATTTGGCTCATGCCGTTATAAACTGAAGGATAGCGGCGCTGAATATCAACGGCTAATAGAAGTATTCAAGGCTCATGATATTGGATACTTTTTTTATAATGGTGGTGGAGACTCACAGGACACTGCCTATAAGGTCTCAAAATTAGGTAGTGATATGGGCTATCCAATCACTTGTATTGGTATTCCCAAAACCGTGGATAATGACTTACCCTTCACCGATGCTTGTCCTGGCTTTGGTTCAGTTGCAAAATATGTAGCCATCTCCACATTAGAAGCTGGCTTCGATGTGGCATCTATGGCAGCTTCTTCCACAAAGGTGTTTATTCTTGAAGTGATGGGAAGACATGCGGGCTGGATAGCAGCAGCAAGTGGTCTTGCAGGTCAAAATGCATACGAGCCGCCTCACATCATCCTCTTCCCCGAAGTTCCTTTCAAACAGCAACATTTCTTAAGCAAGGTTGATGAATGCGTCAAAAAATATGGTTACTGCGTTGTGGTTGTTTCTGAGGGTATTCGCAATGAAGAGGGGCAATTTTTAAGCGAAGCTGGTTTAAGAGATGCCTTCGGTCATGCGCAATTAGGGGGTGTCGCTCCTGTCATTGCGCAATTAATCAAGAGCGAGTTGGGCTACAAATATCATTGGGCTGTGGCCGATTATTTGCAACGCGCCGCAAGACATATCGCTTCTCAAGTTGATCTTGAGCAAGCCTATGCACTTGGTAAAGCTGCCGTTGACTTGGCTTTATCAGGACATAATGCCATCATGCCAATCATCAAACGTGAACAAGATGCACCTTATCGATGGTCAATTAGTCATGTTCCGCTGGCTGAGGTTGCCAATCAAGAAAAAACCATGCCGAAAAGTTTTATCAGTGAGGATGGCATGGGGATTACTGAAGAGTGCCGCCGCTATCTGGCTCCATTAATACAAGGCGAGGCTTACCCACCCTATAATAACGGTTTACCTGATTATGTGCGACTTAAAAATAGACTGGTGGCGCAAAAACTCTAGATCGTAATAATATCACCCTCACGATCATATTCTCATTTGTCATTCCCGCCTTCGCGGGGATGACAAATGACATAAGAGTTTTGAGAATGAATAAATCTTAGGAGCTCTTACCTACAACCAGACGGACGATATTTTTCTGGTAAAGTTCCTTCAGTGCAAGTCCAAGTTAATTCGCCATTCTGCCTCATCGATGGCACTAATAAGATGGTGCCATCACCTGCCTCAGGTGTGTATGTGATAGTGATAACCCCTTTATCTCCTATGGTTATGGATTTCACGTTGACAGTAGGTGAAGGGCTGGTATAACCAGCAGCCTCCTGATTTGCAGGTAAAGCACGATTGGTCATTGCTGTTTCTGTCACTGCAATTTTTGCCTGGGATGCCAAGTTCAATCCTTCAATGACCCTTGCGCGCACAATATGCTGTCTATAGGCAGGCACAGCAATAGAAATAAGAATCCCTAAAATAGCAATAACAATCATCAGTTCAATGAGTGTGAACCCTCTCTGCTTCATGCGGACCCTCCTGGGCATGTTTGTAGAAAATTGGCAAAAGATAGCATAATTAAATTTAGAAAGCATTTGAAAATTGAGTATACTTAATAAACATCTTGTATAGGACAAAAAATCAAAATGGCGTCTTTGCGAGCGTTAGCGAAGCAATCCAGATCGAACTTTGAACAAAGGTTTGTACTAGATTGCTTCACTTCGTTCGCAATGACAGTATAAAAATTTTGTCCTGTGCAAAGAGTAAACATTTACTTTGGTGGACCATTTTATGTCGCGGCAAGATCGAATTATAACGTTAATTAACGGTGCACTGGATGCGGCTCATTTGTCTGTAGAAAATGAATCCAGTAAGCACCATGTTCCGTTAGGGTCAGAAACCCATTTTAAGGTGCTCGTTGTCTCCGATGCCTTCAAAGGGATGACGATGATTAATCGCCATCGAAAAATTAACAGCCTATTGGACGATGAATTAAAGACTGGGTTACATGCCCTAACACTTCATTTATATACCCCAGAAGAATGGCAGCAACGAAACGGAACAACCCAAAAATCACCATCATGTCGGGATGGATACCATCATGGATAACCCTCTTTATTGGCAAAAAGAACATACCCTGGCCCCAAAAACACGAGGGTTTCATCTGATCACCAAAGAACTAGAGCCCATATTGCTATCAATGCCAAAAATAAAAACAGGCCTAGCTCACTTTTTCCTACAGCATACTTCTGCTTCTTTAGCCATTAGTGAAAATACGTGTACTGATGTACGTCTGGATCTAGAAACCTATTTTAATCAAGCCATACCAGAAGACAATCGATTATATCGACATACTCTGGAAGGTGAAGATGACATGCCAGCACACATTAAAAACATCTTGCTTGGAACCAACCTTACTATACCCATTAAGGATGGACAATTAGCACTAGGCCAGTGGCAAGGGATTTATCTATGTGAACATCGCAATCAAGCGAGTGCACGGCGAATTATTATCACCGTGCATGGATGTTGACTTTAGTGTACAGTGGCTTGAGTTTGAGTGTGCTGCCTTTCTTCACTCTTCTTACCACCAGTATGGAGCAATGAAGACATCATATTCACACCATGAAATAGAGCGTCACCCGCAAGTGCTGCACTTGGAACATCAGAGCAGCCTGAGTTGACAAACCCCATATAAATTGCACCTAATCTTGCCGTATTAAGAAAAAGACCACCCAGTTCCATTGATTCTGTTGAGTTGGGAGCTAATGCTCTGAAACTGATAAGATGAGCGAGGAAATCTAAAGAAAACTCCCCAGCGGTCTCGGGATTAGAAATCATGCTGTAAGCTGCTGCTCCCATCGCAGCCAAATTTAATGCCTGTACACTTGCTAGTGCGAGGTTTTGCCGATTAAATGAACTTGTAAAAAATCTTAGCATTTTATTTTTCCTTTTCCGTGAAGGTGAGAATTTTGTAACAAAATGTCATCAAAGATACAAGCTCTGTAGCAAAATTTGTCTTTTAAATTCACCGCGGGAATACTTTTCATAGCCATACTCCTTCCCTTATAATGTCTATCTTTTTGCCAATTACCTCCACTGGAACTGTTATATGAAAGCATGGTCTTCGGAAAAAATTTCGGTTGTTGCCCTCGTATTATTAATTACCGGAGCCATCGATAGTATTCGTAATTTACCCACAACAGCACTTTTTGGTTCCTCACTCATTTTCTTTTTTATTTTTTCGGCCATTGTATTTCTTATTCCTGTAGCCTTGGTTGCTGCAGAACTTTCATCAACTTGGCCTGAAGAAGAAGGCGGGGTTTATAGTTGGGTGAAGCATGCCTTTGGTGAAAGCATGGCTTTCATAACCATCTGGCTGCAATGGATCAATACCATGGTTTGGTATCCTACCATTTTATCGTTTATTGCCGGCACCTTGGCTTATCTGATAAACCCGGCTTTAGCACAAAATAAATATTACTTAATTACGGTTATCCTTATTGTCTTTTGGTCGCTTACTTTTCTTGGGCTTGCAGGTTTGCGCGCATCCGCGGCTTTCGCCAGTTTTTGTGCCATTTTTGGCATGATTTTACCAATGGGGTTAATTATTTTGCTTGCACTTATATGGCTGGTAAAAGGGAATCCGATTGCAATTGACTTACACTTGCATAGCTTGATTCCTCAATGGAAGAACACACAATCCTGGGTATCCTTAACGGCGATAATGACCTCTTTTCTTGGAATGGAACTTGCTGCAGTACACGTGCGCAACGTTCGTGATCCCCAGCGTAATTTCCCACGAGCCATGTTTTTTTCAGCTCTACTAATTTTAAGCACCATGATTCTGGGCTCATTAGCTATCGCATTTGTTCTTCCTCAAGAAAAAATTAATTTGGTTGCTGGAGTGATGCAAGCTTTTACGAACTTTTTTCAGGCTTATCATCTAACTGCACTCATGCCGCTCATTGTTGTTTTACTATTACTTGGCAGCCTAGGAAGTATGGTTAACTGGATTATCTCTCCCGCCAAAGGCTTATTGCTTGCGGCAGATAATGGTTTCCTACCACATTGGCTCTATCGCCTAAATCGTCACGGAGTGGCCTCCCGTATTTTAGTCTTACAAGCCATTTTAGTGACACTGCTTTGCAGTGGATTTTTATTATTCCCAAGTGTCAATGCCATTTATTGGCTGTTTACTGATCTGAGCACCGAACTATATATTATGATGTACGTCTTGATGTTCATTGCAGCTTGGTCTTTAAAGAAGAAATTTGCACACTTACCACGTGCTTTTGTGATACCAGGTAGAACATTCGGTTACTATTCAACGTGCATTCTGGGTTTGGCAGGTTGTGCTATTACCTTGTTTGTAGGTTTTATACCCCCTGAAACCAGTATGGATCTGGGAGGAGCAGGGCATTTTCGCTTGATTTTTGCTAGCGGCATCTTCATTATGATTTTTCCAGCATTGCTATTGTATTTACGTAAAAAGCGATTGGATAAAAACGCAATTGGGAGCCTGTCATGAAGGGTGACGATAAGCTTGCAAGTATACGTACAAAAATTGATAAGTTAGATAAGGACATTTTTAACTTAGTGCGTGAGCGAGCTGCTTTAGCTGCACAGATAGCCAAAATTAAACAACAGCAGCACACCCCTATTTATTATCGTCCAGAGCGAGAAGCTCAGATCTTGCGTTCAATTGTGGCTAACAATGATAGCCTCTTGCCCGATCGGGAAGTAGCCCGTATTTTCCGTGATATCATGACAGCTTGCCTTGCCTTGCAACAACCTCTATCCATTGCCTATCTTGGTCCTGAAGGCACGTTTACCCAACAAGCAGTGGAAAAACATTTTGGGGAGAGTGTGAATTTGGTTCCCGAACTTTCGATCACAGAAGTATTTAAGCAGGTAGAAAGTGGTAATGTCCATTATGGGGTTGTCCCTATTGAAAATAGCACAGAAGGCATGGTTAATATCACCCTCGATAATCTCGTTACTAGTGACGTACAGATTTGTGGAGAAATTGCCTTACGTATCCACCATCATCTGGCACGTATTGCTCCTTCCCAACCTCTCAAAGTCATTTATGCTCACCAACAAACATTGTCTCAATGTCGTCATTGGCTAGGTGTTCATTACCACAATGTGGAGCTTAAAGAGGTAGCCAGCAATGGGCTTGCAGCTCAACTCGCGGCGCAAGATCCAGAATCAGCAGCCATATGTGGCAATAAAGCGATTGAAATTTATAAATTGCAAAAATCCCATCAACATATAGAAGATTACCCCAATAACACCACACGTTTCATTATTCTGGGCAAACAACTTCCAGGCCCTAGTGGTTGTGATAAAACCTCCATTGTGATCTCTACACCCCATGAACCAGGAAGCTTAATCCAGCTTCTATCTCCTTTTGAAAAATATAAAATCAACATGACATTGATAGAGTCGCGTCCATACCGACATAGAAATTGGAGCTACCTCTTTTTTATTGATTTTGAAGGACATCAATCCGAACCCCAGATTCAGGCCGCCTTAAATGAGTTAGCAAGTCGCTCTGTGATGATGACTCTGCTAGGTTCTTATCCTCAGAGTATGGGCTGAAGGATGAACCTGGGTTCACTAACACTCACAAGACCCAATTATTAGGGTCTGTTGACAACTGCTCTACAAGGCCTACGTGACGCGGCTTGTCCGCGTCATCCAGGGATCTTGTGAGTACCGCGGACAAGCCGCGGTACGTAGGGGTTATGGTCAACAGGCCTAATTTGTCTCATACAAAGAAGAAACGAATTTACGAGCCAAAACAAGATCTTCTTTTGTGTTAATATCTTGTAGTGGTGAAACGCAGGCTGTTTCAACTCTAATTTGGTGCCCTGCCCAAAGTACTCGTAATTGCTCCAATGCTTCTGTTGCTTCAAGTTCGCATACAGGCCAATTGACAAAGTCTAGCAAAAAGAAAGCACGATAAGCATACAATCCAATATGACGAAAGACATTCTTGATACTATTTGGGTTATCACGATTTGCAGGAATAGCACTTCTAGAAAAATAAAGTGCATTGTTATTGCAATCACGCACCACTTTGACAACATTACTATTCTGCAATTGTTCCTGTTGATCCAGAGGCCAACACAACGTGGCCATGGGGGTTGGTGAATCATATAAGCTTCGTGCGACCTGAGCAATTAATTCAGGAGCAATAAATGGTTCATCACCTTGCACATTGACAATAATATCTTGCGGAGAAAATTGACCACTCACTACTACCTCCGCAATTCTATCAGTGCCTGTTTGATGACTCAGTGCCGTCATTTTTACCTGAGCCCCAAACGATTCAGCATGCTTGGCAATGATCAAATGATCGGTGGCAATGGTGATGGACTTTGGCTTAGCCTGCAAGGCTTGTCGATAAACCCGTTCAATAACCGTGATCCCTTCAATCTCCATCATCAACTTACCGGGTAAGCGAGATGAGTGATAACGCGCAGGAATGATGACGTGAAACTCACAACTCATAATTGTTCTTTTTCCTCTAACGGAATCAAGCGTGCTTCTTGTTCCAGCATCACAGGTATGCCATCACGGATAGGATAGGCTAGACGATCAAAACGACAAATCAATTCTTTCTCTTTAATGACCAATTTGCCTTTACAAAGTGGGCAGACCAGAATTTCAAGCAATCGCTTATCCACGGGGCTCTCCTTGGGTTACTTGGTTGCGAATGTACACAGGTGACGCTTTTGCAGCAGAAATAGCTTGTATTTTACCACTCAAAGCGATACGAATCATCGCTTGTGCTTGAGGATAAATGAGGCACTTTTTAATAATTCTTTCTTGAATTACAGGTGATAATTGATCGAAGTAAGGTTCAAATCCAACCCCTGCAAGAATCAAGGGAGAAACTGGTGAGACCGTAATGTTGGCAACGGCATCCACAGACTCTTGCACTTCATATTGGTGAGGTGCAAGACATGCCCAGTATACTTGATTCATTCTGGCATCGATCATGGCAAGCACGCTGCTTGCATCATCTTCGGTATGATAAAAGGCTTCCTCGGCTATCGCTGCAAGACTACTTACTGGGAATAAAGGAAGATCATGCGCATAAGCAAGGCCCTTCGCAACACTGCAAGCAATACGAAGACCAGTAAAACTGCCTGGCCCCCGACCATAAACAATAGCATCAAGTTGACTTAATTGAAGTCCACCTTCCGCTAAGAGCTGCTCAATCATAGGCAATATCACTTGCGCATGTTGTCGCTGCCCTCGCAGCTCACTATTTTTTAATTTGCCGCCTACACTTAAGCCGACAGATATATATTCTGTTGAAGTATCAATTGCCAACAGGTTCATTTTTTAAAGCCAATTTACTTATAAACGTTAGTACAGTTTGCTCATCACGTGTTTTCCTTAACGCCGGGAAGCTAGCAAAGATATGACGGCCATACTCTCTTCCTGTCAAACGAGGATCAGCTATCATTAATACGCCTCGATCATTAACGTCCCGAATGAGTCGTCCAATGCCCTGCTTCAACGCCAACACGGCATTTGGCAACGATAATTCATCAAAGCCTGATAGTCCTTGCGATTTAAAATAAGCCATTTTACCACGTATCACAGGATCTCCTGGGCTTGCAAAAGGTAATTTATCAATAATAACACATGATAATGCCTCACCTTTGACATCAACACCCTCCCAAAACGTAGCAGTTCCCAGAAGTACTGCATTGCCCAACTGCCGAAAACGCGCCAACAAAATAGGTTTGGCTTCCTCTCCTTGAATTAAGAGAGGGTAGTTTAAGGCATTGTTTAGTCTTTGAGCAACTAACTTTAACGCTTTATGACTGGTGAACAAGAAAAAACAACGCCCACCACAGGCTTCGATGATAGGCAATGCTTTTTCTAGTAACACATCATAGTAGCGCGCATCTTTAGGATCAGGTATATCACGTGGCAAATAAAGTAAAGCTTGTTGCTGATAATCGAAAGGACTCGGCAATAATAACGTTTTCGCTCTCGATAAACCCAAAGGTTTCATAAAACAATCAAAAGAGGAGGCCATCGTTAATGTGGCCGAGGTAAAAACATAAGCACTTTGCTTACGTGCTAACAATGCACTAAAGGACTCAGCTATATCAAACGGTGTGGCGTGAAAAACCAGTGTATGTTTAAAGCGCTCTAGCCAGCGGATTTGTATTTTCTCGGTCATGCTGAAATGCGATAAACGCTCTTTCAATTCCTCAAAACGCTTTGCACAGCGCATCAAGCCAACAGTAACCTCAAAATCC harbors:
- the kdsB gene encoding 3-deoxy-manno-octulosonate cytidylyltransferase, which encodes MSCEFHVIIPARYHSSRLPGKLMMEIEGITVIERVYRQALQAKPKSITIATDHLIIAKHAESFGAQVKMTALSHQTGTDRIAEVVVSGQFSPQDIIVNVQGDEPFIAPELIAQVARSLYDSPTPMATLCWPLDQQEQLQNSNVVKVVRDCNNNALYFSRSAIPANRDNPNSIKNVFRHIGLYAYRAFFLLDFVNWPVCELEATEALEQLRVLWAGHQIRVETACVSPLQDINTKEDLVLARKFVSSLYETN
- a CDS encoding APC family permease; amino-acid sequence: MKAWSSEKISVVALVLLITGAIDSIRNLPTTALFGSSLIFFFIFSAIVFLIPVALVAAELSSTWPEEEGGVYSWVKHAFGESMAFITIWLQWINTMVWYPTILSFIAGTLAYLINPALAQNKYYLITVILIVFWSLTFLGLAGLRASAAFASFCAIFGMILPMGLIILLALIWLVKGNPIAIDLHLHSLIPQWKNTQSWVSLTAIMTSFLGMELAAVHVRNVRDPQRNFPRAMFFSALLILSTMILGSLAIAFVLPQEKINLVAGVMQAFTNFFQAYHLTALMPLIVVLLLLGSLGSMVNWIISPAKGLLLAADNGFLPHWLYRLNRHGVASRILVLQAILVTLLCSGFLLFPSVNAIYWLFTDLSTELYIMMYVLMFIAAWSLKKKFAHLPRAFVIPGRTFGYYSTCILGLAGCAITLFVGFIPPETSMDLGGAGHFRLIFASGIFIMIFPALLLYLRKKRLDKNAIGSLS
- a CDS encoding Trm112 family protein, encoding MDKRLLEILVCPLCKGKLVIKEKELICRFDRLAYPIRDGIPVMLEQEARLIPLEEKEQL
- the pheA gene encoding prephenate dehydratase → MKGDDKLASIRTKIDKLDKDIFNLVRERAALAAQIAKIKQQQHTPIYYRPEREAQILRSIVANNDSLLPDREVARIFRDIMTACLALQQPLSIAYLGPEGTFTQQAVEKHFGESVNLVPELSITEVFKQVESGNVHYGVVPIENSTEGMVNITLDNLVTSDVQICGEIALRIHHHLARIAPSQPLKVIYAHQQTLSQCRHWLGVHYHNVELKEVASNGLAAQLAAQDPESAAICGNKAIEIYKLQKSHQHIEDYPNNTTRFIILGKQLPGPSGCDKTSIVISTPHEPGSLIQLLSPFEKYKINMTLIESRPYRHRNWSYLFFIDFEGHQSEPQIQAALNELASRSVMMTLLGSYPQSMG
- a CDS encoding BolA family protein, whose amino-acid sequence is MSRQDRIITLINGALDAAHLSVENESSKHHVPLGSETHFKVLVVSDAFKGMTMINRHRKINSLLDDELKTGLHALTLHLYTPEEWQQRNGTTQKSPSCRDGYHHG
- a CDS encoding secondary thiamine-phosphate synthase enzyme YjbQ, translating into MDNPLYWQKEHTLAPKTRGFHLITKELEPILLSMPKIKTGLAHFFLQHTSASLAISENTCTDVRLDLETYFNQAIPEDNRLYRHTLEGEDDMPAHIKNILLGTNLTIPIKDGQLALGQWQGIYLCEHRNQASARRIIITVHGC
- the tsaB gene encoding tRNA (adenosine(37)-N6)-threonylcarbamoyltransferase complex dimerization subunit type 1 TsaB translates to MNLLAIDTSTEYISVGLSVGGKLKNSELRGQRQHAQVILPMIEQLLAEGGLQLSQLDAIVYGRGPGSFTGLRIACSVAKGLAYAHDLPLFPVSSLAAIAEEAFYHTEDDASSVLAMIDARMNQVYWACLAPHQYEVQESVDAVANITVSPVSPLILAGVGFEPYFDQLSPVIQERIIKKCLIYPQAQAMIRIALSGKIQAISAAKASPVYIRNQVTQGEPRG
- a CDS encoding 6-phosphofructokinase yields the protein MSIKNAIYAQSGGVTAVINASACGVIQTARRYPEKIGKVYAAQNGIIGALNEQLIDTSLESDEDIAKLMHTPSGAFGSCRYKLKDSGAEYQRLIEVFKAHDIGYFFYNGGGDSQDTAYKVSKLGSDMGYPITCIGIPKTVDNDLPFTDACPGFGSVAKYVAISTLEAGFDVASMAASSTKVFILEVMGRHAGWIAAASGLAGQNAYEPPHIILFPEVPFKQQHFLSKVDECVKKYGYCVVVVSEGIRNEEGQFLSEAGLRDAFGHAQLGGVAPVIAQLIKSELGYKYHWAVADYLQRAARHIASQVDLEQAYALGKAAVDLALSGHNAIMPIIKREQDAPYRWSISHVPLAEVANQEKTMPKSFISEDGMGITEECRRYLAPLIQGEAYPPYNNGLPDYVRLKNRLVAQKL
- a CDS encoding pilin, which encodes MKQRGFTLIELMIVIAILGILISIAVPAYRQHIVRARVIEGLNLASQAKIAVTETAMTNRALPANQEAAGYTSPSPTVNVKSITIGDKGVITITYTPEAGDGTILLVPSMRQNGELTWTCTEGTLPEKYRPSGCR
- a CDS encoding response regulator, translating into MVSKWVIHNPQALGAKAFLFKPISIQKLHETIESLLNEATQSVNTNQELDNLRSQLRLAYPDVLVAEDNPINRMLLTSLLQENCNMETVDNGEEAVKACQGKRYSVILLDLQMPKLNGLDAARLIRHQSILNKQTPAIVISADSSHLSKEKLKKAGVDFCLQKPIDEKQLLNCLLRIVKGTKSAAIDWQLCVQKVSGNQALAEEFLSHFVEELRKNRDEFIQLLHDKNIKGLESAAHKLHGACCFCGVPHLQTQVIRLEKQAKTAKQIDDLKNAFAELIQSIDEVIDEFDNLYQTNPSN